From one Odontesthes bonariensis isolate fOdoBon6 chromosome 14, fOdoBon6.hap1, whole genome shotgun sequence genomic stretch:
- the LOC142399210 gene encoding myosin-7-like, with protein sequence MGDAEMAVFGAAAPFLRKSEKERMEASTRTFDIKKECFIPDPVEEFVKATISSRDGDKATVETQHGKTVTVKDTDVLQQNPPKFDKVEDMAMLTFLHEPAVLFNLKERYAAWMIYTYSGLFCVTVNPYKALPVYNQEVVVAYRGKKRSEAPPHIFSISDNAYQYMLSDRENQSILITGESGAGKTVNTKRVIQYFASIAAGSARKDTGAKDKGTLEDQIIQANPALEAFGNAKTIRNDNSSRFGKFIRIHFDTRGKLASADIETYLLEKSRVTFQLKAERDYHIFYQILSNKKPEILEMLLITNNPYDYAFISQGETQVASIDDADELMATDSAFDVLGFTQEEKNSVYKLTGAIMHHGNMKFKQKAREEQAEADGTEDADKVAYLMGLNSADLIKGLCHPRVKVGNEWVTKGQNVAQVTYAVGALSKSVYEKMFLWMVIRINQSLETNKPRQYFIGVLDIAGFEIFDFNTFEQMCINFTNEKLQQFFNHHMFVLEQEEYKKEGIQWTFIDFGMDLQACIDLIEKPMGIMSILEEECMFPKASDSTFKAKLYDNHLGKSNNFQKPRIVKGKPEAHFALVHYAGTVDYNINNWLVKNKDPLNETVVGLYQKSNLKLLAILFANYAGADSAMAEGTQGKKEKKKKGSSFQTVSALHRENLNKLMTNLRSTHPHFVRCIIPNETKTPGAMENPLVMHQLRCNGVLEGIRICRKGFPNRILYGDFKQRYRILNPAAIPEGQFIDSRKGAEKLLGSLDIDHNQYKFGHTKVFFKAGLLGLLEEMRDERLSKIITSIQSRSRGLLCRIEYQKMVERRDALLVIQWNIRAFMGVKNWPWMKLFFKIKPLLRSAETEKEMANMKEEFLKLKEAYAKSEARRKELEEKMVSLVQEKNDLQLQVQAEQDNLCDAEERCEGLIKSKIQLEAKAKELTERLEDEEEMNSELTAKKRKLEDECSELKKDIDDLELTLAKVEKEKHATENKVKNLTEEMAALDEIIAKLTKEKKALQEAHQQTLDDLQSEEDKVNTLTKAKAKLEQQVDDLEGSLEQEKKVRMDLERAKRKLEGDLKLTQETVMDLENDKQQLEERLKKKDFEISQLNSKIEDEQAIINQLQKKLKELQARVEELEEELEAERAARAKVEKQRADLSRELEEISERLEEAGGATAAQIEMNKKREAEFQKLRRDLEESTLLHEATAATLRKKQADSVADLGEQIDNLQRVKQKLEKEKSELRLELDDVVSNMEHIVKAKTILEKTSRTLEDQMNEYRNKCDEYQRSLNDFTTQKAKLQAENDEFSRQMEEKESLISQLTRGKNSYNQQLEDLKRQLEEEIKAKNALAHAVQSSRHDCDLLREQYEEEQEAKAELQRSMSKANSEVAQWRTKYETDAIQRTEELEEAKKKLAQRLQDAEEAVEAVNAKCSSLEKTKHRLQNEIEDLMVDVERSNAAAAALDKKQRNFDKVLSEWKQKYEECQSELESSQKEARCLSTELFKLKNSYEESLDHLETMKRENKNLQEEISDLTEQISEGGKTIHELEKIRKELEQEKSEIQSALEEAEASLEHEEGKILRAQLEFNQIKADIERKLAEKDEEMEQCKRNLQRSIETLQSSLEAECRSRNEALRLKKKMEGDLNEMEIQLSQANRQAAEAQKQLKSVHAHLKDCQIQLDEAVRANDDLKENIAIVERRNTLLQAELEELRAALEQTERSRKLAEQELLDVSERVQLLHSQNTSLLNQKKKLEADTSQLQAEVEEAVQECRNAEEKAKKAITDAAMMAEELKKEQDTSAHLERMKKNMEQTIKDLQHRLDEAEQIAMKGGKKQLQKLEARVRELENEVEMEQKKSSEAVKGVRKYERRIKELTYQTEEDRKNIARLQDLVDKLQLKVKAYKRSAEEAEEQANVHLGKFRKLQHELDEADERADIAESQVNKLRAKSRDAGSKKGFDEE encoded by the exons ATGGGGGATGCAGAGATGGCAGTGTTTGGTGCGGCTGCCCCGTTTCTGAGGAAGTCAGAGAAGGAGCGAATGGAGGCTTCCACACGTACCTTCGATATCAAGAAGGAATGTTTTATCCCAGATCCAGTGGAGGAGTTTGTGAAGGCAACCATCTCCAGCCGAGATGGAGATAAGGCCACTGTAGAGACGCAGCATGGGAAG ACTGTGACTGTCAAAGACACGGATGTTCTGCAACAGAATCCCCCGAAGTTTGACAAGGTCGAAGACATGGCCATGCTGACATTCCTCCATGAACCAGCTGTGCTATTTAACCTCAAAGAGCGTTATGCGGCATGGATGATCTAT ACCTACTCTGGGCTGTTCTGTGTGACTGTCAACCCCTACAAGGCTCTGCCAGTCTACAACCAGGAGGTGGTTGTTGCCTACAGAGGAAAGAAGAGGAGTGAAGCTCCTCCTCACATCTTCTCCATCTCTGACAATGCCTACCAGTACATGCTGTCAG ACCGTGAAAACCAGTCAATTCTGATCAC TGGAGAATCTGGTGCTGGAAAGACTGTCAACACTAAGCGAGTCATCCAGTATTTTGCAAGTATTGCAGCTGGGAGCGCAAGGAAAGACACAGGCGCCAAAGACAAG GGCACCCTGGAGGATCAAATCATTCAGGCTAACCCTGCTCTGGAGGCCTTTGGTAATGCCAAGACCATCAGGAACGACAACTCCTCCAGATTT GGAAAATTTATTCGAATTCATTTTGATACCAGAGGAAAATTGGCCTCTGCTGACATTGAAACAT ATCTTCTGGAGAAATCTCGTGTGACCTTCCAGCTCAAGGCTGAGAGAGATTATCACATTTTCTACCAGATTCTGTCCAACAAGAAGCCTGAAATCCTGG AGATGCTGCTGATAACAAATAATCCCTATGACTATGCCTTCATCTCTCAGGGAGAAACCCAAGTGGCCTCCATAGATGATGCGGATGAACTGATGGCAACAGAT AGTGCCTTCGATGTGTTGGGATTCACTCAAGAGGAAAAGAACTCAGTGTACAAGCTCACTGGTGCCATCATGCATCATGGTAACATGAAATTTAAGCAAAAGGCACGTGAGGAGCAGGCAGAAGCTGATGGCACTGAAG ATGCTGATAAAGTAGCTTATCTGATGGGCCTGAACTCAGCTGACCTCATCAAAGGTCTCTGTCACCCAAGAGTTAAAGTAGGAAATGAGTGGGTCACCAAGGGACAGAATGTCGCCCAG GTGACCTATGCTGTTGGAGCTCTATCCAAATCTGTTTATGAGAAGATGTTCCTGTGGATGGTAATTAGAATCAACCAGTCACTTGAGACCAATAAGCCCCGGCAGTACTTCATCGGCGTGCTGGACATTGCTGGATTTGAGATCTTTGAT tttaacaCCTTTGAGCAGATGTGCATCAACTTCACCAATGAAAAGCTGCAGCAGTTTTTCAACCATCATATGTTCGTACTGGAGCAGGAAGAGTACAAGAAGGAGGGCATTCAATGGACTTTCATTGACTTTGGTATGGACCTGCAGGCCTGCATTGACCTGATTGAAAAG CCCATGGGCATCATGTCCATCCTTGAAGAGGAGTGCATGTTCCCCAAAGCCTCTGATTCCACCTTTAAAGCTAAGCTCTATGACAACCATCTGGGGAAATCCAACAACTTCCAGAAGCCCAGAATCGTCAAAGGAAAACCAGAGGCCCATTTTGCCCTGGTTCACTACGCTGGAACTGTTGATTATAATATCAACAACTGGCTGGTGAAGAACAAGGATCCTCTGAACGAGACTGTTGTTGGACTGTACCAGAAGTCAAACCTTAAGCTGTTGGCTATCCTCTTTGCAAACTATGCTGGAGCTGATTCAG CTATGGCTGAAGGTACTcaaggtaaaaaagaaaagaagaagaaaggatcATCATTTCAGACTGTGTCTGCTCTCCATAGG GAGAACCTGAACAAGCTGATGACCAACTTGAGGTCTACTCACCCTCACTTTGTGCGCTGCATCATCCCCAATGAGACCAAGACTCCCGGGGCCATGGAGAACCCTCTGGTGATGCACCAGCTGCGCTGTAATGGTGTGCTGGAGGGCATCAGGATCTGCAGAAAGGGCTTCCCCAACAGGATCCTATATGGAGATTTCAAGCAGAG ATATCGCATCCTTAATCCTGCTGCCATCCCAGAGGGACAGTTCATTGACAGCAGGAAAGGAGCTGAGAAACTTCTTGGGTCTCTGGATATTGATCATAACCAGTATAAGTTTGGACATACCAAG GTGTTCTTCAAGGCTGGATTGCTGGGTCTGCTAGAGGAGATGAGAGATGAGCGTCTCTCCAAAATTATCACTTCTATTCAATCAAGGTCTCGCGGTCTTTTGTGTCGTATCGAGTATCAGAAGATGGTGGAACGCAG AGATGCTTTATTGGTAATCCAGTGGAACATACGTGCCTTCATGGGGGTCAAGAATTGGCCCTGGATGAAGCTGTTCTTCAagatcaaacctctgctgagaTCAGCTGAAACTGAGAAGGAGATGGCCAACATGAAGGAAGAATTCCTAAAACTGAAGGAAGCTTATGCCAAATCAGAAGCCCGTAGAAAAGAACTAGAGGAGAAAATGGTCTCTCTTGTCCAAGAGAAGAACGACCTGCAGCTCCAAGTCCAGGCT GAGCAAGATAATCTCTGCGATGCTGAGGAGAGATGTGAGGGGCTCATCAAGAGCAAGATTCAGCTGGAGGCAAAAGCCAAAGAGCTGACAGAAAGgctggaggatgaggaggagatgAATTCTGAACTGACTGCAAAGAAGAGGAAGCTGGAAGATGAGTGCTCTGAGCTGAAGAAAGATATTGATGACTTAGAGTTAACCCTGGCTAAAGTGGAGAAAGAAAAGCACGCCACAGAGAACAAG GTAAAGAACCTGACAGAGGAGATGGCTGCTTTGGATGAAATCATTGCAAAGTTGACCAAGGAAAAGAAAGCTTTACAAGAGGCTCATCAACAAACGCTGGATGACCTGCAGAGTGAGGAAGACAAAGTCAACACTCTGACCAAGGCCAAGGCCAAGCTGGAGCAGCAAGTGGATGAT CTTGAAGGATCTCTTGAGCAAGAGAAGAAGGTTCGAATGGACCTTGAGAGAGCAAAGAGGAAGCTGGAGGGAGACTTGAAGTTGACACAGGAGACTGTCATGGATCTAGAAAATGACAagcaacagctggaggaacgccTGAAAAA GAAAGACTTTGAGATCAGCCAGCTGAACAGCAAAATTGAAGATGAACAAGCCATAATTAATCAGCTCCAGAAGAAACTGAAAGAGCTGCAG GCTCGTGTtgaggagctggaggaagagCTCGAAGCAGAGCGAGCTGCTCGAGCCAAGGTGGAGAAGCAGAGAGCAGACTTGTCCAGAGAGCTGGAAGAGATCAGTGAGCGGCTGGAGGAGGCTGgtggagccacagctgcccaGATTGAGATGAACAAGAAGAGGGAGGCCGAGTTCCAGAAACTCCGCAGAGACCTTGAAGAGTCCACTCTGCTGCATGAGGCCACCGCTGCTACCCTCAGGAAGAAACAAGCTGACAGTGTTGCTGACCTGGGAGAGCAGATTGACAACCTGCAGAGAGTCAAGCAGAAGCTGGAGAAGGAGAAGAGTGAGCTCAGACTGGAATTGGATGATGTGGTCTCCAATATGGAACATATTGTCAAGGCAAAG acTATCTTAGAGAAGACATCCAGAACTCTGGAGGATCAAATGAATGAATATAGAAACAAATGTGATGAATACCAAAGATCCCTGAATGACTTCACCACCCAGAAAGCCAAACTTCAAGCTGAGAATG ATGAGTTTTCAAGACAAATGGAGGAGAAAGAATCTCTTATTTCTCAGCTGACCAGAGGAAAGAATTCCTACAATCAACAACTTGAAGATTTAAAAAGACAACTAGAAGAGGAAATAAAG GCCAAGAATGCATTAGCCCATGCTGTGCAGTCTTCCCGCCACGACTGTGACCTGCTCAGGGAGCAGtatgaggaggagcaggaggccaAGGCTGAGCTACAGCGCAGCATGTCCAAGGCCAACTCTGAGGTGGCTCAGTGGAGAACCAAGTATGAAACTGATGCCATCCAGAGGACTGAGGAGCTGGAAGAAGCAAA GAAAAAGCTGGCTCAGCGTCTGCAGGATGCTGAGGAGGCTGTTGAAGCAGTGAATGCTAAATGTTCCTCCCTGGAGAAGACCAAACACAGGCTGCAGAATGAGATTGAAGACCTCATGGTGGATGTGGAGAGATcaaatgctgctgctgctgctctggacAAGAAGCAAAGGAACTTTGACAAA GTTCTGTCTGAGTGGAAGCAGAAGTATGAGGAGTGTCAGAGTGAACTGGAGAGCTCCCAGAAGGAAGCCAGGTGTCTGAGCACTGAACTCTTCAAACTGAAAAACTCCTATGAAGAATCTCTGGACCATCTGGAGACCATGAAGAGGGAGAATAAGAATCTGCAGG AGGAAATTTCTGACCTCACTGAGCAAATTAGTGAGGGTGGGAAAACTATTCATGAGCTGGAGAAGATCCGCAAGGAGCTGGAACAAGAGAAGAGTGAGATTCAGTCTGCCCTCGAGGAGGCAgag GCTTCTCTTGAGCATGAGGAGGGAAAAATTCTGAGAGCCCAGCTTGAGTTCAACCAGATTAAGGCAGATATTGAACGCAAACTGGCTGAGAAAGATGAAGAGATGGAGCAGTGCAAGAGGAACCTGCAGAGGTCAATAGAAACCCTGCAGAGCTCACTAGAAGCTGAGTGTCGCAGCAGGAATGAGGCTCTCCGTTTGAAAAAGAAGATGGAGGGAGACCTCAATGAAATGGAGATCCAGCTAAGCCAAGCCAACAGGCAGGCGGCTGAGGCCCAGAAACAGCTGAAATCTGTTCACGCACATCTGAAG GACTGTCAAATTCAACTGGATGAGGCTGTTCGGGCTAACGATGATCTTAAAGAGAACATCGCCATCGTTGAGAGACGCAACACCCTACTTCAGGCTGAACTGGAGGAACTGAGGGCTGCTCTGGAGCAAACTGAGAGAAGTCGCAAACTGGCTGAGCAAGAGCTGCTGGATGTTAGTGAGAGGGTGCAGCTACTGCACTCTCAG AACACCAGTCTGCTAaaccagaagaagaagctggagGCCGATACATCCCAGCTACAAGCTGAAGTGGAGGAAGCCGTGCAGGAATGCAGAAATGCTGAAGAGAAGGCCAAGAAGGCCATTACTGATGCTGCCATGATggcagaggagctgaagaaagagCAGGACACCAGCGCTCACCTGGAGCGCATGAAGAAGAACATGGAGCAAACCATCAAAGACCTGCAGCACCGTCTGGATGAAGCTGAGCAGATCGCCATGAAGGGAGGCAAGAAGCAGTTGCAGAAGTTGGAGGCCAGG GTGAGGGAGCTAGAAAATGAAGTGGAAATGGAGCAGAAGAAAAGCAGTGAAGCTGTGAAGGGTGTCCGTAAATATGAGCGGCGCATCAAAGAACTGACCTATCAG ACTGAAGAGGATCGCAAAAATATTGCTCGACTGCAAGACTTGGTGGATAAATTGCAGCTTAAAGTAAAAGCCTACAAAAGATCTGCTGAGGAGGCC GAGGAACAGGCTAATGTTCATCTTGGCAAGTTCCGTAAGCTGCAGCATGAGCTGGACGAGGCTGATGAGAGAGCTGACATTGCTGAGTCTCAGGTCAACAAGCTGCGTGCCAAAAGCCGCGATGCTGGCTCCAAG AAAGGGTTTGATGAGGAGTGA